A region from the Aegilops tauschii subsp. strangulata cultivar AL8/78 chromosome 5, Aet v6.0, whole genome shotgun sequence genome encodes:
- the LOC109755887 gene encoding receptor protein-tyrosine kinase CEPR1, producing the protein MVATLCSTALLLVVVALLSAAGDGAAALDAQAAYLSRLKQELAGPAMARWDFSSAPVDYCRFQGVVCDGGDGNVTGIDLTSWRLTGRLPPGICAALPALRDLLLAYNEIRGGFPPGLLNCSSLETLNLSFASVSGALPDLSPMRALRVLDLSDNLFSGAFPAASLAGMTSLEVINFNENPGFDVWRPPEALTRLRRLRVLILSTTSMRGGVPAWLGNMTSLTFLELSGNSLTGRIPASLGRLANLEFLELYYNDLEGAIPDELGNLTRLADVDFSENRLEGAIPDSLCALPRLRVLQLYTNFLTGPIPAVLGNSTQLEILSVYKNQLTGELPTDLGRYSDFNVLEVSENQLTGPLPLHACANGKLQYILVLSNLLTGTIPAAYADCLPLLRFRVSSNHLEGDVPPGIFALPHASIVDLSYNHFTGSVPPSIAGAKNLTSLFASANRLSGMLPPEIADVWGLVKIDLSNNLIAGPIPAAMGRLVRLNQLSLQGNRLNGPIPETLADLRSLNVLNLSENALSGQIPEALCALLPNSLDFAGNNLSGPVPPAMIKEGLLESVAGNPGLCVAFRLNLSDTALPLCQKGGEKRGFAGSAWIVGVCCVVCVVAMLALARRWLTRRRELKDGEQDGTSSPGSRGGGLSSYDVTSFHKLNFDQHEIVEALIDKNIVGHGGSGTVYKIELSSGELVAVKKLWVSSSKSKQQRQKQHQHRGHGHGRGYGGVEEDDSRELRTEVETLGSIRHKNIVKLYCCYSGADCNLLVYEYMPNGNLWDALHGGAGGGWGGFGFLDWPTRRRVAIGVAQGLAYLHHDLLFAIVHRDVKSSNILLDADFEPKVADFGIAKVLQATRGGGGGGGDTSSTTTIAGTYGYLAPEYAYSSKATTKCDVYSFGVVLMELATGKKPIEPEFGETRDIVQWVTGKVAAAAEAEALDKRLAWSPFKDEMVQALRVAVRCTCSIPGLRPTMADVVQMLAESGPPPGSRSAKDYSGQKPKPAEAK; encoded by the coding sequence ATGGTGGCCACGCTGTGCTCGACGGCCTTGCTGCTCGTCGTCGTCGCTCTCCTGTCGGCGGCCGGCGATGGCGCGGCGGCATTGGACGCGCAGGCTGCGTACCTGTCCCGGCTCAAGCAGGAGCTCGCCGGCCCGGCCATGGCGCGCTGGGACTTCTCGTCTGCGCCGGTCGACTACTGCCGGTTCCAGGGCGTGGTGTGCGACGGGGGAGATGGCAACGTGACGGGCATCGACCTCACCTCGTGGCGGCTGACAGGCAGGCTCCCGCCCGGCATCTGCGCGGCGCTGCCGGCGCTCCGGGACCTCCTGCTCGCCTACAACGAAATCCGCGGCGGCTTCCCGCCGGGCCTCCTCAACTGCTCGTCCCTCGAGACGCTCAACCTCAGCTTCGCCAGCGTGTCGGGCGCGCTGCCGGACCTGTCCCCGATGCGGGCGCTGCGGGTGCTCGACCTCTCCGACAACCTCTTCTCCGGCGCGTTCCCGGCGGCGTCCCTCGCCGGCATGACCTCGCTGGAGGTGATCAACTTCAACGAGAACCCCGGGTTCGACGTGTGGCGCCCGCCGGAGGCGCTCACGCGGCTGCGGCGCCTCCGCGTGCTCATCCTGTCCACCACGTCCATGCGCGGCGGCGTGCCGGCGTGGCTCGGCAACATGACGTCCCTCACCTTCCTGGAGCTCAGCGGCAACTCCCTCACCGGCCGCATCCCGGCGTCGCTCGGCCGCCTCGCCAACCTCGAGTTCCTCGAGCTCTACTACAACGACCTGGAGGGCGCCATCCCCGACGAGCTCGGCAACCTCACGCGCCTCGCCGACGTCGACTTCTCCGAGAACCGCCTCGAGGGCGCCATCCCGGACTCGCTCTGCGCGCTGCCGCGCCTCCGCGTGCTGCAGCTCTACACCAACTTCCTCACCGGGCCCATCCCGGCCGTGCTGGGCAACTCCACGCAGCTCGAGATCCTCTCCGTGTACAAGAACCAGCTCACCGGCGAGCTCCCCACCGACCTCGGCCGCTACTCCGACTTCAACGTGCTCGAGGTCTCCGAGAACCAGCTCACGGGCCCGCTGCCGCTGCACGCCTGCGCCAACGGTAAGCTCCAGTACATCCTTGTCCTCAGCAACCTGCTCACCGGCACCATCCCGGCGGCCTACGCCGACTGCCTGCCGCTCCTCCGGTTCCGCGTGAGCAGCAACCACCTGGAGGGCGACGTGCCGCCGGGCATCTTCGCGCTGCCGCATGCCTCCATCGTGGACCTCTCCTACAACCATTTCACCGGGTCGGTGCCCCCGTCCATCGCCGGCGCCAAGAACCTCACCTCGCTGTTCGCGTCCGCCAACCGGCTGTCCGGCATGCTCCCGCCGGAGATCGCCGACGTTTGGGGCCTCGTGAAGATCGACCTGAGCAACAACCTCATCGCCGGCCCGATCCCGGCGGCGATGGGGAGGCTGGTCCGGCTTAACCAGCTGTCCCTGCAGGGGAACCGCCTGAACGGCCCCATCCCGGAGACGCTCGCCGACCTGAGGAGCCTCAACGTGCTGAACCTGTCGGAGAACGCGCTGTCGGGGCAGATACCGGAGGCGCTGTGCGCGCTGCTGCCCAACTCGCTGGACTTCGCCGGCAACAACCTGTCGGGGCCGGTGCCGCCGGCGATGATCAAGGAAGGGCTGCTGGAGAGCGTGGCCGGCAACCCGGGGCTGTGCGTGGCGTTCCGGCTCAACCTGAGCGACACGGCGCTGCCGCTGTGCCAGAAGGGCGGAGAGAAGCGGGGGTTCGCCGGGAGCGCGTGGATCGTCGGGGTGTGCTGCGTGGTGTGCGTGGTGGCAATGCTGGCGCTGGCGCGGCGGTGGTTGACGCGGCGGCGGGAGTTGAAGGACGGCGAGCAGGACGGGACGTCGTCGCCGGGGTCGAGGGGCGGCGGGTTGTCGTCGTACGACGTGACGAGCTTCCATAAGCTAAACTTCGACCAGCACGAGATCGTGGAGGCGCTGATCGACAAGAACATCGTCGGGCACGGCGGCTCCGGCACGGTGTACAAGATCGAGCTGAGCAGCGGCGAGCTGGTGGCGGTGAAGAAGCTGTGGGTGTCCTCCTCCAAGTCCAAGCAGCAGCGGCAGAAGCAGCATCAGCATCGCGGCCACGGGCATGGCCGTGGCTACGGCGGCGTCGAGGAGGACGACAGCCGCGAGCTGCGGACGGAGGTGGAGACGCTGGGCAGCATCCGGCACAAGAACATCGTGAAGCTCTACTGCTGCTACTCGGGCGCCGACTGCAACCTGCTGGTGTACGAGTACATGCCCAACGGCAACCTGTGGGACGCGCTgcacggcggcgccggcggcgggtgGGGCGGCTTCGGGTTCCTGGACTGGCCGACgcgccgccgcgtggccatcggCGTGGCCCAGGGCCTGGCGTACCTCCACCACGACCTCCTgttcgccatcgtccaccgcgaCGTCAAGTCGTCCAACATCCTGCTCGACGCCGACTTCGAGCCCAAGGTGGCCGACTTCGGCATCGCCAAGGTGCTCCAGGccacccgcggcggcggcggcggcggcggcgacaccTCGTCCACCACCACAATCGCCGGCACGTACGGGTACCTGGCCCCGGAGTACGCCTACTCGTCCAAGGCCACGACCAAGTGCGACGTGTACAGCTTCGGGGTGGTGCTCATGGAGCTGGCCACGGGGAAGAAGCCGATCGAGCCGGAGTTCGGGGAGACGAGGGACATCGTGCAGTGGGTGACCGGCAAGGTGGCGgccgcggcggaggcggaggcgctgGACAAGCGCCTCGCGTGGAGCCCCTTCAAGGACGAGATGGTGCAGGCGCTGCGCGTGGCCGTCCGGTGCACCTGCAGCATCCCCGGCCTCcgccccaccatggccgacgtcGTCCAGATGCTCGCCGAGTCCGGCCCGCCCCCCGGCAGCCGCTCCGCCAAAGACTACTCCGGCCAGAAACCCAAACCAGCTGAGGCCAAGTGA